The nucleotide sequence actCTGGGCAGGTGGCAAATCTCAGATTCCTGAGGCAGTGTGATCTTTTCTCCACTCCTTTGGATGCCTGGCAGTTTGTAAATCCACAAGGAAACATTTGTTTCAAGGGCCTTCCTTAACAATCTCATGCAAACAGCATGAAGTGATCAAAAGAAATAACTCTTGTCTTAGATTTGCCTTGTCCAGTTCTGTGGGGTGGCAGAACCAGTACCTCGAATACCTTTGAGAAATGGTGTTCAGGGCTGGAAATTGGGTGAGGTGAGAGAAGCTTTTGCCTTGGGCACCAAATTTAAGAGGAGACCCAAAACCTCAGGAATCAAGATAAATGATAGTTTCATGCAATATTTTCAagctatcaaaataaaatattttcaaaatatcaaaattttaaaaatccaggatGAACAGAATGTCATAATTTTAAGTAAAGACAGGATAAATATTGATTCCAAAGCTGGCATTTAAGTACTGAATTCACTAGGGCTGGAAACAATAAGGACACCAGGAAACTAGCAGCTGCAGCCATAGGTGTGAGCCCTTCCAGGGTGCCAGGAGCAGTGTTTGGTATCTTACAGGCACTTTCTCTTGATACACTTTGGGGGACCTGATATGACCTACAGTAAATCCAAATCTATTTGATTGTAAACCATCTTAGCAAAAGAGTTCCTTTACAGGCTCCATAAATTCCATTACAGTCCATTTTGTCTTTGTTAAATGTATGGGTTGGAAATTACAATTCTTTTATTCACAATGATGATTTTAGACACACAGCTCAGAAAGATCAgcattcacttaaaaaatatattagcatACTTGTATCTATTAAGCACTATTGCTTTGTAGGCTCCAGCTGATGATTTTATTAAGTAGACTgcaaaaggggaagaaaaatcaAGGATAATTATAAATTCATAAATGCATAATTCATTGgcataaaatgatttaaatggaTTGGATGTGGAATTATCTATTTCCTCAAGAAAATAACAGAGATGTTCTGATTAAGCCCATAATCTAGTGTATGTGAAATTCTAGCCAAACTGATGgggcacattttcttttctgaaactaCCTTTGATAAGAAATGCATTACAAACTCATCAGTTTGGTTTCCTGTTAACAAAGAGACAGCAGCCGTCTGGATCATTCTGGATTCACAGTGAAACTGCCACACCATGTATCCTCCAACTAAAGCTGTGCAAGTTTGACAAGGGGCAGATGAATCCAGGAGTTATTGTGCAGGGGTTTAAATCTATGCGGCAGCTGACGGTTGAAATAATCATCTATATATCGCTCTGAGCTAGCTGGGGAAAGGTTGAAGCTGTATATTTTCAACATATCTAGTCTAATGGTTAATCTGTTGTCTTGTACGGGGCTCTCGCAGGGTGGACTGGCAGCACACGCTGACAGCTTCGAGGAATTGCTCACGGTAGATGTGGTTCGCCTTGCTTTCCAAAGTACTGGATGGATGAATCTAACTTAGCTTGAGTTGGAAAATGTGAAACTCACCTGACTCATGACCTCAAACATGAATGGACCAGCAGGGCTAATAGTGGGTTGGGTGGTAGGGACAGTAGAGTCACTAAACTACCTCCATTCCTCTCAACGTCCCCAGATCTGTGTACTTCAGGTGTGCTCCATGggtatttcttttgttatttggCTGTCTTGACAGGTTGGGAAGAACATTGTTCTTTGTGGAGACTGGAAAGCAAGGGAAATATGAGAAGATTAAACTActgcaggggtcagcaaactttctcTGTCAAAGGTCAGTGAGTTAATATCTTAGTCTTTGCAACACATATGGCAAAGTCCTCAACTTTGTCATTAGAGATGGAAGCAGCCAGGGATGGCAGGTAAACCAACAACTGTGGCTATGGtctgaaaaaattttatttatagccaccaaaatttgaatttcatgtcattttagtggattagaaaatattattattcttagatttttttccccaatgacttaaaaatgtaaacacatgTTTAGCTCATGGGatgtacaaaaacaggtggcaggctacagtttgctgacccctgaacATGAGAAAGATGAGAAGGAAGCAGCTGTTGGTGCCCAGGATGTGGCAGGTTTCATCCCTACTCTAGAAGTTGTCCCCCACAAACATGGACTGCACGTGCTACGGCAAGCTAAAGGAGTCAGTTTTAACTTTTGGCCACAAAGCCAAAAGTTGGCTTTTCGTGTCAGGAGTAGGGagtagggagagaaggaaagaaaagctgCGAAGGGGCTGTTTGTATTTGACTTTTATACATTCCCCACCCCTCCCAGATggatgcaaaataaaaattatctcccATCTCCTAGTACCTTCCCATTCTCCAAACCCCACAGCAAAAATTCAGGGATGTTCTTGAATTTCTCTTTTCAATTGTGCATTTCCTGTTGGAATTCCGTTGTTCATCTCCATGTCTCATCTCTAAGAAACTAATACCTAGTGATTTTTGCTTGAGACTTTTCTTTGCCCTTGAGGTAATAGAGAGTCTAttccagggaaaaagaaaatggctaaAGGCATCCAGAAAATTCCAAAAGGATTTTCTACTGAATACTGAGCAGGGCAGAGCGTTGGGCAATGATTCTAACAGGTCAAGTCTACAGTGAAGATATATGAGCTGCGATTCTAGATATGGGGGGCTTTGGTAGATGCTTGGTTCCTCTCAGGATGCATACAGAACATAGTTTGAGATTGGGGTTGGGGACCTACGGCATGGGTACCATGGGTACATCTAATTTACCCAATTGGATTCTAGAGGATCCATTAGGCCCACAGTATTTTGTAGAGAACACTGCATTCCAAGTCATGTGGATTctgttaatatatttatatagtatttttttctctctcccatgtAGGAGCTGAATTCTTTCATTACTCTGTGTTGATGGACTCAAACTTACACAATTCAGGTTTCCTAGGCAGTGAATAGAGCCAGAAATATACCCTGTGATTAACTTCTATGTAACCTATTGTTCCTTAAAGTCTCCCTCCCCATTTTCCTATTAGCTCCACAAAAGCCAGAAATGCAAAAGCTCCAACAAgcctcccttccctgccctggcAGCCTACCATAGGGTGGGCACTCCCTATGCCTGTCCTAGGGCAGTACAGGTCacttagacatttttaaaaattcttattctgCATAaccacagatttttaaaaaactgacaccCATTAGGTTTTCCAAGTAAGTGTATTTCCTATTTCCTAGCTAGAAGTTGTGAAATTATCCCGCTGGAATAATGTATATGATAATGTGGTTGTTCAATTTTAGAGAGATGTATATGTTTGAGATATTACGATTGTTGGGGTTGCTTTTAAGGGGCAGCGTCTTTCATCTTTTCCTCATCTGTGGGTTAATATTAGCCGTGatgtcagaggttgcagtgaaccaagatagcaccactgcataccagcctgagcaacaaagaccttgtctcagaaaaaaaaaatattagccatgCTCTTTCAAAAGATAGATTTATAGTTGATTTTTATGAAGAATACTACAGTGCTCATCAAACTTCTTGGTGATATGTGCTATTCCAAGGTTGTCAGGCAAGAAATTCTCATTCCAAGGCTATCACCCACACCCACTTTAACTCCCCTGCACTTTGGTACTGGCCACTACTCTGGGTGTAGAACGTGGCTCCATTGCCTGGCTTACCTGATCCTAGCTGTGCTTAACAGCTCAGCCTCGTTGATGGACACATGGCATTCCCCACTGTGGGATTCATCCCGAAACAGCAGTCAAGTGCTCCTTTACAGCAATTATACTACCAAATTCACAGTATGGGTTGTTCATCTGgcatatattgttatttttgtggttgtttacCCATCATTGCTTAAGGAAATAACCACACCCTCTCACCAGTCTGGTTTGTGTGAGAAAGAGCCAGGCACCATTCCATCCTCCAATCCCAAGATTGCACTCTTGTGGCCACATCCTAAGACTTTGAGAGTTAACTTGCGCAAACTTTCTGGTGAAAGTCTTAAACAGTCATATCAGAGAGAGCTTAGGTCAGCTTGGGAGTTTTGTCCATGGTGAATTACATTTTGCAACACGACTGTTATAAAATTCCAGGAATTTTACCATCACTCCCTACCCTTCATTTTAGTAAAACAACATTTGAAACACCCACTTTTCATTGGTGTTGCTGACGGCCAAAGGAAGTGCCGTGGATCCCTTTTTCTGAGGAATGGCAAACTCACGGCGTTTAATGTTAGGCACTGATATCACAACTAAGGGGACTGACCaagccagcagtttgagacaGACAGCAAAAGTTTATCACCAAGGACTGATTTTTCAGTAGAATTTCTTTTAGCAGACTTCAGGAGAGAATGGGTCTGATCTTGCTGCTAAACTGAGTGTTCGGTGTCTGTGCATGTTGTGGGGTGACGGGGAAGTCTGTATATTTTTGGAAGTTATACTAAGAAGATTGTCTTCTGAATTTCCAGAAGTATTATCCCTCCTGACATGGATGACAATAAAACAGCAAAGGAATTGCAGGAAGTCATCAGGgtaaaagaaagggggaaaaaaaggcaattcAGCTGTGAGGGAGAAACTTCCAGTTTGATTCAAAGCTATTCAATGTTAAAATTGGTTTGGAACTTTTCTAAAAAACATTTCACTAAGGATTAATTTccgttttcttttctccttattgTTTGGCAGTCAAGGTTGCAGCTAGATCACGCTATTTCAAAGACCCATTTGAGTTCAAGAAGGAAACTCCCAATTCTCGGCTTGTGACCGAGCGAGGTGAAGGAGGACTGTGACCCATCCCCATTTTTAATAACTGCCCTGCATCCCTCAACGTTCTACTTTACCATGCTGAGCTCAGTTGAAGAAGAGCGATGCACTACTGTGAATTTTAGCTTGCACTTAGCTTGCTGGGCAGCAAAATACCAAAAGGGAAAAccgtaaaaaaaaattaataataattaaaacaacctCACCCCCAAACTGGCAGCTTGCGCAAGACTTTAGTCGGAAGCCCTGTTAGCTAGATGCCTTTGTGTTCAAACCACTTTGCATGACTCTTACTCTGAGTGACTCCAGTGTGAATATGACATTACTAATGACCTGCTAAGTGTGTACAGATGTGGGTTTCTCCAGATGTGGTGATTAATAACATAATGGAGATAGCGGTTGACTCATGTTTATGAGTTGTTTGCCTTTTATTACGTTTCCGAGCTTATTTGCTTTGAACTGGTTTTGTAACTCCAGCCAACAAACTCACCTTTAAATCTTAAAGGGCATCATCCCCGTAAATCTCCCTGGGGAAACAGGGCAGAGGGAATGTGCCCCAGGCTAGAGCTGAGCATCAGGTCCGTTCTATGCAGGCATTAGACTGAATTAGGGAAGGCTGGGAGTTGCAATCATTGCCCCATTTCACTCCAAGGACCATAAAGAGGCTTGGTAAACCCTGACACAGTGTTTGCAATCTGGCAAGGCTGATAaaggaagatatttctttttaaagaaatctagtGAAATATGTAATCATTTTGAAGTAAGCCCAGAGTTCTGGCCAGTGTTTCTGGAAGACGTTGCTTGCTTTTGCTTGAAAACAGAATGCTGATGAAAAGTCGAGTAAAATGTTGTTACAGATGTTCAACTCTGCATTAAGGCTGTTGGAATTACCACCACATCTTAAATCAATTCCCAGAACATTGTCTGGAGGTTATGTCATTGAAATAACGAATCCTCTTTAGTCAAGTATAAGCAAACATGTTAAAACATCATTGTAACTTTAAATTAAACTCTAGCGCAAACCAGGGGATCTGAAGCCTCATTAGACTTGCCTGACATTTTCCTAGCACCGAGTCTTCCCAAACTGTAAAACTGTTAGATTCAGTGCCTATTAGACAAGGGAGCGCTGGGAAGTTACAACAGCACATTAAGTGTTATACTTAGGGATGTGCAAAAACAAGCCCTTGAATTTTATGAGTACTTGGAGACTGGATGGAGTTCAGCTCCTATAAAAATTCCATGTTAGATTCCTGAACTTGTTTGTGTTCTAAAGAAGTCAGGTTTCTTTAAAGGATCATATCTTCATGTGGCTTCCGCAGCATGAAGGTAAGTGAAAATGCCAGAGATGGAGGTGTATTGTAATTAGCCGAAATGTAAGTTAAATAAGAGCTTGTAAATGTGCATCGTCATGAGGTAGTGGCCCATTACTTCAACACATTTGTCTTTCGTGAAAGTGAGTAAATTTAAGCCTcccttttaattccatttttattcctCTCATGTAGTCACAGAAGccatgaaatgaaaattatattttatagctTAACTAAAAGTTTTCCTAGATCTGCTTTCTTTAAATATGCAGAAATTGATAGGATCCATATAAAGGCTAATAATTAAATATGGTTATACCCTACTTATGAGAAAGAAGTTATCACTGCTTCTCTTGAGGGACCTAAGCCATATGTAATGGTCTCCATTACACAGCGTTCATATATTTAAGCTGGAGACGTTTTCCCCCATCTCTTCAGGGAACAGATCTGCATTTCCAAGGCTGTGAGTGCAGGAGGAAACCTTTAAACCCAAGTTTCATTTAGGAGAACAAATCCCACTTTAAATGCAGTATGATTATGATAGATGATCTTTCTGAGttgcaatgaaaataaatagttTCTTTGCGTAGAAGAGGCACAACTTTACTACCAGAATGAGGTGTCTCCCTGGAGCTGGCTAACAGGTTATTAACTTGCAACTCTTCCATCTGAAGATCAGTGTGGGCCAACAGCTAGCAACAAGATGTAAAGATAATGGCCACTTAACCAAAGAGAATTATTTGTTATAGGCCCAATGCAAACAGGGAAGCAAATGCTAAGCAAAAGAATCCCACAGGCATGCTAGGGAGGATGACTTCTGTTCAGGTCTTAACTCATCTAGATTCATTGTGTAACTGGACACAACCGTGGTAACATCTGGTGACCTTGAAAAACTCTAGCCGTGGTAGACTAGGTTAGATAAAAGACCTTTGGATGTGGGATTACAACCTTAAGAAGGCCAACTGAACTATAACCTTaagatgagaaaaacagaacTTGCACCCTGACTAGAGTGACTCACAtgcacgcacacaaacacacacatgttaTTTGCTCCAGCATGCTACGCAACCAATCTAGGTCACCCTGAACACAATATACCAATTGCAAGCGGCCCATATTAAAAGATGACCTTGTCTTATAGGTCTAGTCAGTGCAAGACTTTCTACTTCATTCTAAGATGGGGAAAGTGCGAAAGTATActtatacacactcacacacacacacacacacacacacacatacaccctcacTGCCTTTCTACCGCATTATTGCCTCGGATGCCTGGTCCCCTATCCTGTGAAAGGAAGATTAATTCAGGTCAAGCTCAGAGTGCCTGTTTGCTTGCCGAGAGATGCATATCAACtctaagtgatttttttcaataCCATTTATGTGGcttgtatttatttcctttaatctTTTAAGTGCTGTTTAGTCTCTGTGTGATTTGCTTTGGATACTCATTTCTGATAAGATGCGATATTATCCCAGCCACATAGTCTCTGCCTGGAGCTCTAAATGACTGATATGGTCGCAGCCTGAGCATGGGCCCTGGTGGGTGTCAGAGGAAGCAGCTGGTACCGGGGGTGAGCTGTGGGTGTTTGCAGGTGCTTTCTTGCCTTCATTTCTTCTGGTCTCACTCTCACCTTACACCAGAGTCATTCCCTTTTTCTGCATCAGCCAGGATTTAGACAAGCCCAAACTGACAGCAGAATAGGAGAGTGTAAAATGTGTAATACTTTGAAGCAGGTTTGGAGGGTAGTTGGATTATTAAAATTGCCTTGGAACCATGTATCATAACCTACTAAATTTACTTAGCATTTTCAGGGAAGTACCATATAATGCATGCTCTAATATGGGTCTTCCTGAATAATACCAAGTAGCTGACATGGCACTTTCTCCCCCATCTAAGACTCCTACACCATTAACATATATCAAAGCTTCTTTTGATGTCATCACTGCTAATATTTCTCTTCTTAGCTTTAAGGTAACTGCCGTGCATTCTGAGTTTCAGGGGTACTTTCCTCCTAGTCTGTGTTGCAGTCAACTATAAGAATCTGAAGATACTATTTTTCCTTCTTGACATTACAGCTTTAGCCTGaattgtgggggtggggagaggaggactAGAATTTTGCCGCTGATGCCCTTGGGTGACAGGCTGGGTTTGCATCTGCTAATTATCAAGCAGTTCTCTTAAAAAGAAGCATGATGCAGGCTAATACATCTGCAAAGCTTATTAGTGGGTGTCTTTGGGCAAGAGCAGTAGAGTGTGCTGTGGTGTTTCTAAGTGAAGCTTCACATTGCTTAGCGATCTGTGTGGTTGAGATATTTGGAAAACAGCTTTTGGTTTCCAATCCCCTGTGCTGCCCTCCATCCCTGCCCCGCTGCCTCATCATCAGAGATTTCATTCAATGGCAACCTCCTCCTTCATTCTGGGGCTCTCCTCCAACCTCACCAGTCCCGGTGCTCCTGTCTTCATGGGTTAAGAAAGGACCCCATTGGCACAGCCCCACAAGCCCTCCCTCCTGGCAGTTGGAGGGATAAAAGCTGAGTTGGGCTTGGGATTCTTGAGCCAGCATGCGCCAATGTGCCCCGACGTGATTGAAACATTGGCTGTCAAGACCTTGAATCCTTGCCTCTTTTCAATGCTCTTTCTCTGGCATGCAGGGATTAGGAACCAGCTAAGTTGGTTCATCTGGAAAAGCAGCAGGCTGGCAGTTATGCCGACATTTCAAATACaactttatttctgattttggtTACAAAAAAATGCACTCGATTACTGGGCAAAGCAAAGTAACCAAAATTAACTCTAGGAATAATGattgttcataattttttttttttggtatacagataaatcatgatttcttttttcttttttctttttcttacggCAGGGTGTTTACAAACTATTTCAGTCTGTTTAAAGTGCATGTTCAAAGGCTGGAGTGTAAAGAGGTGATGCCTTCACCTTCTCTAAGCCAGCCTGTTTGACTAACACATTTGGTCTTTGTCATTGGGTCCTAAAAGACAGCCATGAATTCCTAGTGAGTGACTGAGCCTTGAGTGTGTGTCCTTTGATATTTTGCCTGTATTTCACAGTCTGCCCTCAAACTGTTCATAATCTCATGAGCTGCCTGTATTTCCAGTTGAAGATGAGCAGCCGTCAACGctatcaccaaaaaaaaagcaaCGGAATGGAGGCATGCGGAACTCACCCAACTCCTCGCCTAAGCTGATGAGGTAAGGAGAGGGGCTGGTTGCCCACGGTTTCCCTCTTagcccttctcttcctcccctagTCCCCTCCTCACCCTGCCAGGCCCAGAGTCTCCCCTCCCCAGCAAGcccagggtgggggaggggagcgaGATCGTTAGATGGCTTCTTAAAGGCTGGAGTATTTATTCTGTCAGCTTGTCAGCAGTTaatgatagagctgaaaaaattCTGTCatgaaaaacagtttgaaaagCTGTTTGAAAAATACATAGGCTTTAAAGTCTTAGCTGTCACCATGTCCTGTCTGTGTGTAGTTCCTAAACAGCAGTGGCACTAATGACGGCGGTAACCAATCAGAGGAACTCGTGTGGTTAGTTTGCCTGCGGCAGTCTCTTTCTGCTGGAGTCCCTCCGAGGACTGTTTTCTGTACTTAAGGCCATATGTGAGATGTATCATCACAATCAAAAATGAACCTGAAGATTACCTTCCTTTTATCCTGTCGATTGAAATCAAATTTCTGTTAATTGATTTTGACTGataaaaaaaagtctaataatctGTGGACTTGCCAAAGCAAAGTTCAAAAGTAATACAGTTCTGCTCAGGCTAAAAGCAATATTAATTATGAAATAGAGCATGCATGTACAtggtcccttccttccttcttccttccttccttccttccttccttccttccttcactccctcccttcctccgctccctcccttcctccttctcccctccctccttcacttcttcccccctccctccctcccttcttcttccttctctctctttctccctcactTCTTTCTTGACTATGGCTTCCTCTGGTAAATAGCAAGTGAAGTCAAATTTCAACAGCATTCTACAGTTTCCTCTTCTTGGCCTCTCCATCTTTTATCTCCCCTTTTTGTCTTCAATTCATCTGccaatcccagcatttttttcctctgacaTCCTGACTCTCTACCACCCAAATGAAATAGGAGTGATTTCAGATTTGCACTGCTCACCCTATGTGGTTGCTGCTCTGGAAATGCCTGCCATCTTGACATTACTTTTCTCTTGTCATGACAACTGGCTTTGATTTTTGAAATACAATAGTGGTGATTTCCATTCCCCATCTTCAGTAACATTTGCGTGTCCCTGGCCCTCCACGTCTACTTTTCTGGAAAATAGGCAAGGGCAGTCTTTCTTCATATGGTTGAGGACACAGGTTATCTGTGGAAGACCCACTCCACCCAACTCCTTTTCCATATCCCCGTCTATTCCTGTTAAATGTTTCCTTAAAAGTTCTCTGCCTTCCCATTCACCCAGCCTTCCTTGGGTGTTGCTGATTTACATGCTTGTTTACAGTTTATGAGGAGGAATAAAATGTGCCAACTGCCGAGCTTTTCGTTTTTATGACGCCAGTTGTCATGCTAGCATTCATTTCCTATTTACTCACCTTTAGGTAATCGCCTTATCTAATTCTAATAGTTATTCCGATTTAAAGTGGAGAAAAGCCCAGCCACTTTCCTTTGCCTAAATTTagagaagcaaataaataaataaagagaagtcTGAAAAATCTGAAACCGTTGGAGCCAAATTCCCTGTCCCTGTTTGCTATGTAAAGTATGGCTCATTTCTTTGATCTTGAGTAATAATAATTCTGAGGAGTTATACTGTTTTCATATGCTTCAAAGCTGTGTCAAAGTTTTGCTGCTTAAGGCTACTTCTTTATTCTGTTGGCTCTTGGGTACTAAGATGACAGGTCTTCTGTATGAGGTGGAGGCTTTTTTAAGTCGTAGCCTTCAGCAAAACATCAAATTACCAAATCCAGGGTAACATACTTCTACACAAATGCCTTTCCTGTAGATATATTATAccatatatattaaatactttaGTGTTACACGCTACATTTTATGTGCAATAGAAAGTGATGGTTTGAGGTAGCCTTGGGGGGACTTTTTTTCCACAAGCAGAAAAAGCTAGTGTATATCGTATCAAGTATGGTTTTTACAGGACTTTCTGCCCGAAGGCCTTTGTAAATAAGTAATGATCAACagattggctgtgggtttttgaAAAGCATGCCTATGTCAGTTTGCATGATGGGGGAGAATTTTCAAAGTGGATCTTGCTTTCATTCCTTGCCGGAGAGGGGCTGAGGGAGGCAGTCATCCTGGGCTGGAGCTGTCTGCTTCATGGTATATCAGAATTGCTAAACGTGGGTCAGGTGGTGAGCGGAAACTTGCCAAGCTGCAGAACTCGGGCTTCTTGTGTTGGTTGCCTTTGGGCTGCTGCTAAGGCCTCAGTTCCTGTCGCTGGGATGCCTTATCCCACCAGCCCACCATGGTCTCCCTCATAGCCCAGCTGGAATGGACCATCCCATGACAAGTGAGAAAGTCTTAGACACTCCTCCCTTACCATGTCTTTCTATGTCCCATGTGCTCCATATCCTCCATCTGACCTGGGAGCAAAGATGGGCCCCTGCTGAGCCCTCTCTCCGTTTCCCTTGACTTCCAGTGTACAGAAAGACCCCAGGGCCCTTTGGTTTGCATTTGAATATCTGGCACTGGCAATGAAGTCATGGGTAAATTTTTGCTAAATCCCCTTTGTTGATTGGTAGAAAACAAGGGCTCCCCCAGCTCCCTGTGGCTTTTCCAGTTGCCCCCTCCTCTTCCGACACCTGCTTTCTACTCTCCAGTAAATGGGACTTTCAGGTCCTATTCCTCATGACCTGAAAAATCCATAAAGGAAGCTAATGACTGATTTGAAGTGGATTTTTCAACATGAGTTTGTGGCTTGCAGTTTGAGCAGAATCAATCATTCTGAATGTGGGCAGGTTTTAGTGGCCTATGGGCAGCGATAGGAATAGCTCCAAGAGGAACTGGAGAGCCTGGAACGGGCTAGGATGGGCTTTAATTTACCACTGTGGCTTCTGCAAATAAAACAGGCTCCTGCGTGAAGGCTCCTTCCAAATCATCTGCCAGCAGGAGATGCAACGGGGACTCTGCACTAATGGTCTTTTCCTCCCCTTTGTTCTGGTATCAGGTTTACCCTAGTGTTTAAGTGCCGCTTAACTCTGCATGCTCATTAGGTGAACAGCCTTGTTTTGTATGTCTGAATCCTGAGGTAGTACGTTTTTGAGTCACCTCGACAGAAAACAACCCTCACGTCCAGACAGAGCTGAATGGCGAGTGTCTGGGCCGTAGGTCGAGGACACACGTGTAATGATGGATAAATTTTGGCTCCACACCCGCCGAGGAGGAGTGAGCCGTGGAGGCTTCCAAGTCCCCGGCTCCCTCTGCCTATTATTTCCCTTCCTTGCTGGTCTCTTAACATGGAATTATTGAAGGAGCCTTCCCTAAAATCATGAAGCACCTGTTGCCCAATTCTCCCTACTTAGTGGGGTGGTGCCTTGTAAGGATAGCTACatctttcctcatttgtaaagccCTAGAGGGGCACAAACTTTGTCTCTGAATAGCTAAGTCAAGAGGTCTTAAT is from Macaca fascicularis isolate 582-1 chromosome 9, T2T-MFA8v1.1 and encodes:
- the LOC135965107 gene encoding uncharacterized protein; this translates as MKNTTVLIKLLGDMCYSKVVRQEILIPRLSPTPTLTPLHFGTGHYSGCRTWLHCLAYLILAVLNSSASLMDTWHSPLWDSSRNSSQVLLYSNYTTKFTVWVVHLAYIVIFVVVYPSLLKEITTPSHQSGLCEKEPGTIPSSNPKIALLWPHPKTLRVNLRKLSGESLKQSYQRELRSAWEFCPW